In a single window of the Arachis hypogaea cultivar Tifrunner chromosome 6, arahy.Tifrunner.gnm2.J5K5, whole genome shotgun sequence genome:
- the LOC112755858 gene encoding uncharacterized protein, which yields MMNNNNFVFNEMNTVFTSSYIMRNNNHDRGLAGQQHYIKPLRRRRRRLPTTKPYQEKFLNLAQARKEIAIALKLHKATTKEVSKQQKQQQQQQQRSESKSFNKTGYDEQQEEFKQMILNSSTLLSHVNLFHSTISPPPPHLLPLVPNSCTFPFYSSISSSPPLLPLVPNSCTVPLHSPISPPLSHSHSPPALPSMVENFSYAIPDHTLGLNQNFHDFNYSDDILFLDNNISVNSPLFNYSSSSSSSSMPLSAMVDQDVPLVVKEDYDVFSNSMVVEPMTKFEVGGRFSSNSMAAGVGATAKTQVGGGALHTAMDDEAMEEIRLIGEQYQKEWDDAVDLITSISWLEFLMNMENNGAWEEQNP from the coding sequence ATGATGAATAATAACAACTTTGTTTTTAACGAAATGAATACTGTTTTCACAAGCAGCTATATTATGAGAAATAATAACCATGACAGAGGTCTTGCTGGGCAACAACACTACATAAAACCTCTtcggaggagaagaagaaggcttCCCACAACTAAGCCTTATCAAGAAAAGTTTCTGAATCTAGCTCAGGCAAGAAAAGAGATTGCTATTGCCTTGAAATTACATAAAGCTACTACTAAAGAAGTCTCCAAACAACaaaagcagcaacaacaacagcaacaaagATCAGAATCAAAATCATTTAATAAAACAGGTTATGATGAGCAACAAGAAGAATTTAAGCAGATGATATTAAATTCAAGTACCTTATTATCTCATGTTAATCTTTTTCATTCTAccatttctcctcctcctcctcatcttcttcccTTAGTTCCAAATTCATGTACCTTTCCTTTTTATTCAtcaatttcttcttctcctcctcttcttcccttAGTTCCAAATTCCTGTACTGTTCCTCTTCATTCTCCaatttctcctcctctttctcattCTCATTCTCCTCCTGCACTACCttctatggttgaaaattttAGTTATGCCATTCCAGATCATACTTTAGGATTAAACCaaaattttcatgatttcaaCTATTCGGATGATATCCTTTTTCTTGATAACAATATTTCAGTAAATTCACCTTTGTTTAATtattcatcttcatcatcatcatcttctatgCCACTTTCTGCTATGGTTGATCAAGACGTTCCTTTAGTTGTAAAAGAGGATTACGATGTTTTTTCTAATTCAATGGTTGTTGAACCCATGACTAAATTTGAAGTTGGTGGTAgattttcttctaattcaatggCAGCGGGTGTTGGAGCCACGGCTAAAACCCAAGTTGGTGGTGGAGCTTTGCATACAGCTATGGATGATGAAGCTATGGAAGAGATTAGACTAATCGGGGAACAATATCAAAAGGAATGGGATGACGCTGTGGATTTGATCACGTCAATTTCGTGGCTCGAATTCTTGATGAACATGGAAAATAATGGTGCATGGGAAGAACAAAATCCTTGA
- the LOC112755859 gene encoding probable flavin-containing monooxygenase 1, which produces MAFQHNNQQMMISNYKVGIIGAGISGIAAAKQLCHYNPIVFESTDSIGGVWKHCSFNSTKLQTPRCDFEFSDFPWPHRDNSSFPSYIEVLEYLQNYATHFDVFKFVKFNSKVVEIRHLNNHHHHHNAQHEYGTLLSGRPVWEVAVENNQTKIVEWYGFELLVVCIGKYGDIPIIPVYPKNKGPENFSGKVLHTMEYSKLDKESAKELLKGKKVAVVGYKKSAIDLAMECAQANSGSGGQPCTMVIRTLHWTVPSYWIWGLPFFLFYSTRSSQFLHERPNQTLLRALLCLLSSPMRKAISKFIESYLVWKLPLEKYGLKPEHQFVEDYASCQMAILPDNFFSEAEKGMIQFKKVSSSKWWFWKNGIEFEDKTKLEADVVVLATGFDGKKKLQSLLPQPFRSLVVDQSGIMPLYRGTIHPLIPNMAFVGYIESISNLQTAELRCKWLARLADEQFKLPSVTKMIEQTTQEIQIMKRTTRFYKRLCISTFSINHNDVICQEMGFNPWRKTNLFSEAFSPYTSQDYYF; this is translated from the exons ATGGCTTTCCAACACAATAACCAACAAATGATGATATCCAATTATAAAGTTGGTATAATTGGGGCAGGTATTAGTGGAATTGCAGCTGCAAAGCAGTTATGTCACTATAACCCAATTGTTTTTGAATCCACCGATTCAATTGGTGGTGTTTGGAAACATTGCTCATTCAATTCCACTAAGCTTCAAACCCCAAGATGTGATTTTGAATTCTCTGATTTCCCTTGGCCTCACAGGGACAATTCATCATTCCCTTCTTACATTGAGGTCTTGGAATACTTGCAAAACTATGCAACACATTTTGATGTGTTCAAGTTTGTTAAGTTCAATTCAAAGGTGGTCGAAATTCGCCAtcttaataatcatcatcatcatcataacgcCCAACATGAATATGGAACGCTATTGAGTGGTCGTCCTGTTTGGGAAGTTGCCGTGGAAAACAATCAAACTAAAATTGTTGAG TGGTATGGGTTTGAATTATTGGTGGTATGCATTGGAAAATATGGAGACATACCAATAATACCAGTGTACCCAAAAAACAAAGGTCCAGAAAATTTCAGTGGCAAGGTTCTTCACACAATGGAATATTCTAAGCTTGACAAAGAAAGTGCTAAAGAACTGTTAAAGGGAAAGAAGGTTGCTGTTGTTGGTTATAAGAAATCGGCTATTGATTTGGCTATGGAGTGTGCTCAAGCAAATTCag GAAGTGGAGGGCAACCTTGCACAATGGTGATAAGGACTTTACATTGGACAGTTCCATCATACTGGATTTGGGGATTACCATTCTTCTTGTTTTATTCAACAAGATCCTCTCAGTTCCTCCATGAAAGACCAAACCAAACATTGTTAAGGGCTCTGCTATGCCTTCTTTCATCTCCAATG AGAAAAGCAATTTCCAAGTTCATAGAATCATACTTGGTTTGGAAGCTTCCATTGGAAAAGTATGGTCTGAAACCAGAGCACCAATTTGTGGAGGACTATGCTTCTTGCCAAATGGCTATCTTACCTGATAATTTCTTCTCAGAGGCAGAGAAGGGGATGATACAATTCAAGAAGGTTTCTTCTTCCAAATGGTGGTTTTGGAAAAATGGAATTGAGTTTGAAGACAAGACCAAGTTGGAGGCTGATGTTGTTGTTCTTGCCACTGGTtttgatggcaagaaaaagcttCAATCTCTCTTGCCTCAGCCATTTAGAAGCTTGGTTGTGGACCAATCTGGGATCATGCCCTTGTATAG GGGAACAATTCATCCACTAATCCCAAACATGGCATTTGTGGGTTACATTGAAAGCATTTCAAACCTACAAACAGCTGAATTAAGGTGCAAATGGCTAGCTAGACTTGCTGATGAACAATTCAAGCTTCCAAGTGTGACAAAAATGATTGAACAAACAACACAAGAGATTCAAATCATGAAAAGGACCACAAGGTTTTACAAGAGGCTCTGCATTTCAACATTCAGCATTAACCATAATGATGTCATTTGCCAAGAAATGGGCTTCAATCCTTGGAGGAAGACCAATTTGTTCTCTGAAGCTTTTAGCCCTTATACCAGCCAAGACtactatttttga